The Oreochromis niloticus isolate F11D_XX linkage group LG13, O_niloticus_UMD_NMBU, whole genome shotgun sequence genome has a window encoding:
- the fam83ha gene encoding protein FAM83H, translating to MARRSQCSSAGDNPLDPNYLPPHYREEYRLAIDALVEGDLEGYYEFIQKADVVDFLSTPEIQNILGSVQGPQLIGHPEQPFLESGGDGSSDTYWPIHSDQDVPDLDLGWPHLQLFSVPTEVTTLVNPPEPDMPSIKEQARRLIKNAQQVIAIAMDMFTDVDIFADVLNAAMRNVAVYILLDELNAHHFVSMVSNCRVNLQSIQFLRVRTVSGSSYKCRSGKSFKGQMMDRFLLTDCRAVLSGNYSFMWSFEKLHRCMAHLFFGQLVTTFDEEFRILYAHSQPLIVEDVVPPVEDINPLQKREYASDRLSLYREPMRTLPAADSSQPDEWARQSCDERMDDDWRRRPFKTKEPLRGPADLYNRFPSQQPHMDPSFDQGRVRIPPMENRPFKHPGFAEGVQGRYSYPFLQPQGMPEPESQGRHFYRGQQPYLGPAPGPEADYSSDKFWNQGYLSRDQYSESALPQEMQPPDFDPVFNYLSSTKDYDQSSEKMLPAADFSSSQPRRLSLGHPYTCQTSPTPSSHADQRQFLQESNSDRKDPMVKKGLRNWRINSYLSAYDNSGDEGLPVAPPQAPDPFEEPRNTMQKTAPGVDLSGPKIPNVREFKVPVISRVSQIPNYVKTTAREQPKVLNDEPPAVAEETKTTPSTSEPQTTNEGEKRTEEAEQNEPKTSVLLRRKVNAGGMNRCSRLRSSLIFSSLDQPAPQDSQTTPPEQKDGDTEDSDKTESEKIKLPFVSQVLGQRRSAAREPYEWTRYLKTSTETSKPDKESSKGDDKNSSKQEDSKDVSEKREEIESAKVPHVEQPNLSPSMPRSKLSEAELPKINQPVQPPKPLATLLPYADMNDPDVRLMFFKELAAKRKAEAAAKAAKGKGKDPVKPETELKVNSGVKKEGPEPRESSEDMASKTEGEKSATADGQSSQSASVSLEASENINQQDSQIENHSNTSQSSKEQNKVAEDLGTTKLDNSQSADLLPASSELPLNKSPQEPMLSDPADDKSSPSHPPTNPAPANVSSLTQSTDEKESPSLDSTSKKSKSVCANSDEGLSALASHTQNPELTQLATSISPPAVTSTVDASDPSMQRSSSENNLLDSGSQKSPVSLSSSTPSLSTTEENRLSEDSSSPPASGILASNDDKTEAHDSMSSSPKGLAEDSKSKDMSNQTPLDSSSKLPSSQTPSATDSVHMESGVSPEVFVSGAEQSSSLQSTTSVSGATTSTERSEKDISESEKAKCKREKDPSETEIGMPESDKRVSELEKVVFETAISETEKAISATSDPGKDTLESEKGVSESEKDLSQGEKCVSEPEKSEGALSETENAISEKQESVKDIDSEKSISEPEKDISESEIGTSESQTAVFETEKAISETSDPGKGTLESEKSVSESEKSISETSKSEKDICEPENIVSEQEKSERAVSESEEGVTETEKEVTQSEIGVSESEKSISETLKSENDISESEKSLSHVEKCVNESENIVSEREKSEGDVSESEIGVSETEKAISEKPDSEKDISESEKTVSESEQGVAETEKDVSQSEICSVQKPVAEDSLVPESPQHVKGDIIPTSPSPPEPGLPEIKEPTITVPTPTDTPAEHLPSEASSTVITDSTLNASQSETTASPQDAQIQATPPSDLNFTGAEAPTPAETGSRSSPLSESVELVLPPEAKKAESNMSALHTLADTNSLSNQTPSESDKAPKTPSSTNEPTSEPPVPAGNSKTEPEQLDTGRRNSDHTQGTKESSAKESVGSEKTNDQIQQSNFSESAEITSKQPKSSQSRYHSSTANVLSSSNLRDDTKLLLEQISANSQSRNEATKESPVTDDEKEDKADKNAKREKERGLDKRNKEQKSPQEREKLLERIQSMRKERKVYSRFEMTT from the exons ATGGCGCGTCGCTCTCAGTGTTCCTCTGCTGGCGATAACCCCCTGGACCCCAACTACCTCCCTCCTCACTACCGGGAAGAGTACCGCTTGGCTATTGACGCTCTGGTTGAGGGGGATTTGGAGGGGTACTATGAGTTCATCCAAAAGGCGGATGTGGTGGACTTTCTGTCCACACCTGAGATTCAGAACATTCTGGGCTCCGTTCAGGGTCCCCAGCTGATCGGACACCCTGAACAGCCTTTTCTGGAGAGCGGGGGAGATGGATCCTCAGACACTTACTGGCCAATTCACAGCGACCAGGACGTCCCAGATTTGGACCTCGGGTGGCCCCACTTGCAACTCTTCAGTGTGCCCACAGAGGTTACCACTCTGGTTAACCCCCCTGAGCCAGACATGCCAAGTATCAAGGAGCAGGCCCGGCGACTCATCAAAAACGCTCAACAG GTCATTGCCATAGCGATGGATATGTTTACCGATGTTGACATTTTTGCGGATGTCCTTAACGCTGCCATGAGAAACGTTGCTGTCTATATCCTTCTAGACGAGCTGAATGCACATCACTTTGTGAGCATGGTATCCAACTGCAGAGTAAACCTGCAGAGCATTCAG TTTTTACGAGTGAGAACAGTGTCTGGCAGCTCGTACAAGTGCCGCTCAGGCAAATCCTTCAAAGGTCAGATGATGGATCGCTTCTTGTTGACTGACTGCAGGGctgtgctgagtggaaattACAG CTTCATGTGGTCTTTTGAGAAACTACACCGCTGCATGGCGCACCTGTTCTTCGGACAGCTCGTGACTACCTTTGATGAAGAGTTTCGGATCCTGTATGCTCATTCCCAGCCACTGATTGTTGAAGATGTGGTTCCTCCAGTGGAAGACATAAATCCATTACAAAAGAGGGAATACGCCAGTGACAGGCTATCACTGTACAGGGAGCCTATGAGAACTCTACCAGCAGCTGATTCTAGTCAACCAGATGAATGGGCCAGACAGTCCTGTGATGAACGAATGGATGACGATTGGAGGAGGAGGCCCTTTAAGACTAAGGAACCCCTGCGTGGACCTGCAGATTTGTACAATAGGTTTCCCTCCCAGCAACCACACATGGACCCATCATTTGATCAGGGACGTGTCAGGATTCCACCGATGGAAAATCGACCCTTTAAACATCCTGGCTTTGCTGAAGGTGTTCAAGGAAGATATTCTTATCCATTCCTGCAACCTCAGGGAATGCCAGAACCTGAGTCCCAGGGGAGGCATTTTTACAGGGGCCAGCAGCCTTATCTAGGACCAGCACCAGGACCAGAAGCAGATTACAGCTCTGACAAGTTCTGGAACCAAGGTTATCTTTCAAGAGATCAATACTCTGAATCTGCTTTACCACAAGAGATGCAACCCCCGGATTTTGACCCAGTTTTTAACTACTTGTCATCTACCAAAGACTATGATCAGAGCTCAGAGAAAATGCTGCCTGCAGCAGATTTTAGTTCATCTCAACCTAGAAGACTGAGTTTAGGCCATCCATATACATGCCAAACCTCTCCCACGCCCTCCAGCCACGCTGATCAGAGGCAGTTTCTTCAGGAGTCTAACAGTGACCGCAAGGATCCCATGGTTAAAAAGGGGCTGCGAAACTGGAGGATTAACTCATACCTTAGTGCATATGATAATTCAGGAGATGAAGGCCTGCCAGTGGCACCACCTCAGGCCCCAGATCCTTTTGAAGAGCCCCGTAACACCATGCAGAAAACAGCACCAGGGGTCGATTTGTCAGGTCCTAAAATCCCAAATGTCAGAGAGTTCAAAGTTCCTGTTATATCCAGGGTGAGTCAGATACCAAATTATGTCAAAACAACTGCCAGAGAACAGCCTAAGGTATTGAACGATGAACCTCCTGCAGTGGCAgaagaaaccaaaacaacacCATCAACATCAGAGCCCCAAACCACAAACGAGGGGGAAAAGAGGACAGAGGAGGCAGAACAAAATGAGCCAAAGACTTCTGTTCTTCTGAGGAGGAAAGTAAATGCTGGAGGAATGAACAGGTGCTCCAGGTTAAGATCCTCTCTGATATTCAGCTCTCTAGACCAGCCAGCTCCTCAGGATAGCCAAACTACCCCTCCTGAGCAAAAGGACGGAGACACTGAAGACAGTGACAAAACTGAATCTGAAAAGATAAAACTACCCTTTGTTTCTCAAGTTCTGGGACAAAGGAGAAGTGCTGCTAGAGAACCTTACGAATGGACTCGGTACCTAAAGACATCCACAGAAACATCAAAACCAGACAAGGAAAGCAGTAAAGGAGATGATAAAAATTCATCAAAGCAAGAAGATTCAAAAGACGTTTCTGAAAAGCGTGAGGAAATAGAGTCAGCAAAAGTACCCCATGTAGAGCAGCCTAATCTTTCACCGTCCATGCCTCGATCCAAGCTTTCTGAAGCTGAGCTACCCAAAATCAATCAGCCGGTACAACCACCTAAACCTTTAGCCACCCTTCTACCATACGCAGATATGAATGATCCTGATGTAAGATTGATGTTTTTCAAAGAGTTGGCAGCAAAACGCAAAGCTGAAGCAGCCGCAAAAGCTGCAAAGGGCAAAGGAAAAGATCCGGTGAAACCAGAAACTGAACTAAAAGTCAACAGTGGTGTCAAAAAGGAGGGACCTGAACCAAGAGAATCCTCAGAAGACATGGCTTCCAAAACTGAGGGGGAAAAGAGTGCTACTGCAGACGGTCAGTCAAGTCAGTCAGCTAGTGTGTCTTTAGAAGCCAGTGAAAACATTAACCAGCAGGACAGTCAGATCGAAAATCACTCCAATACCTCCCAGAGctctaaagaacaaaataaagtagCAGAAGATTTAGGCACaacaaaactggacaacagtCAGTCAGCAGATCTTCTTCCTGCTTCCTCAGAGTTACCTCTGAACAAATCACCACAAGAACCCATGCTGTCAGATCCTGCTGATGACAAGAGCAgccccagtcatccacccacaaATCCTGCTCCCGCTAATGTTTCTTCACTTACACAAAGTACTGATGAAAAGGAAAGCCCAAGCCTGGATTCTACCTCAAAGAAGTCTAAATCAGTCTGTGCCAATTCTGATGAAGGACTTTCTGCGTTGGCTTCTCACACTCAAAATCCTGAATTGACTCAGTTAGCAACCAGCATCTCCCCTCCTGCAGTAACATCAACAGTTGACGCCTCTGACCCATCAATGCAGAGATCCTCCTCTGAGAATAATCTGCTAGATTCTGGTTCACAGAAAAGTCCAGTTTCGTTATCGTCCAGTACACCTTCTCTTTCCACCACTGAAGAGAACAGACTTTCAGAAGATTCCAGCTCACCCCCTGCTTCTGGCATATTAGCTTCAAATGATGATAAAACAGAGGCACATGACTCTATGAGCTCCTCGCCAAAAGGATTAGCAGAAGATTCTAAATCTAAAGATATGAGTAACCAAACTCCTCTAGATTCCTCTTCCAAGTTGCCGTCATCCCAGACTCCTTCAGCAACTGACTCTGTACATATGGAATCTGGTGTTTCTCCTGAGGTGTTTGTTAGTGGTGCTGAGCAAAGCTCCTCGTTACAGTCCACCACAAGCGTTTCTGGTGCTACAACTTCCACAGAAAGGTCAGAAAAAGATATTTCTGAATCAGAGAAAGCCAaatgtaaaagagaaaaagatcCTTCTGAAACAGAAATAGGCATGCCTGAATCAGACAAACGTGTATCTGAATTAGAGAAAGTCGTGTTTGAAACAGCTATTTCTGAAACAGAAAAGGCCATTTCTGCGACATCAGACCCAGGAAAGGATACTTTGGAATCAGAGAAAGGTGTTTCTGAATCAGAAAAAGACCTTTCTCAAGGAGAAAAGTGTGTTTCTGAACCAGAAAAATCTGAGGGAGCTCTATCTGAAACAGAAAATGCCATTTCTGAAAAACAAGAATCAGTAAAAGATATTGACTCTGAAAAGAGCATTTCTGAACCAGAAAAAGATATCTCTGAATCAGAAATAGGCACGTCTGAATCACAGACAGCTGTTTTTGAAACAGAAAAGGCCATTTCTGAGACATCAGACCCAGGAAAGGGTACTTTAGAATCAGAGAAAAGTGTTTCTGAATCAGAAAAATCCATTTCTGAAACATCAAAATCAGAAAAAGATATTTGTGAACCAGAAAACATTGTTTCTGAACAAGAAAAGTCAGAGAGAGCTGTTTCTGAATCAGAGGAAGGTGTTactgagacagaaaaagaagttACTCAATCAGAAATTGGTGTTTCTGAATCAGAAAAATCCATTTCTGAAACATTAAAATCAGAAAATGATATTTCTGAATCAGAAAAGAGCCTTTCTCATGTAGAAAAGTGTGTTAATGAATCAGAAAACATAGTTTCTGAACGAGAAAAGTCAGAGGGAGATGTTTCTGAATCAGAGATAGGTGTATCTGAAACAGAAAAGGCAATTTCTGAAAAGCCAGACTCAGAAAAGGATATTTCTGAGTCTGAAAAAACTGTTTCTGAATCAGAGCAAGGTGTTGCTGAGACAGAAAAAGATGTTTCTCAATCAGAAATTTgctcagttcaaaagcctgTTGCAGAGGATTCTTTGGTTCCTGAATCTCCACAACATGTCAAAGGTGATATCATACCTACCAGCCCTTCTCCACCTGAGCCAGGTTTACCTGAGATAAAGGAGCCCACTATTACTGTACCCACACCAACAGATACTCCAGCCGAGCATTTGCCCTCAGAAGCAAGCTCCACTGTCATTACAGACTCTACTCTTAATGCTTCGCAGTCAGAAACAACTGCATCTCCTCAAGACGCACAGATACAAGCAACCCCTCCCTCTGACCTCAACTTTACTGGAGCTGAGGCACCAACCCCTGCTGAAACAGGATCACGTTCCTCTCCTTTGTCTGAGTCAGTTGAATTAGTTTTGCCCCCTGAAGCTAAAAAAGCAGAATCCAACATGTCTGCATTGCACACTCTCGCTGATACAAATTCCCTTTCCAACCAGACTCCATCAGAATCGGATAAAGCCCCCAAAACTCCCTCTAGCACAAATGAGCCTACCTCAGAGCCACCTGTGCCTGCTGGAAATAGTAAAACAGAGCCTGAGCAACTGGACACAGGCAGGAGAAACTCAGATCATACCCAGGGTACAAAGGAAAGCAGTGCCAAAGAGTCTGTCGGCAGTGAGAAAACGAATGACCAAATACAGCAAAGTAACTTTTCTGAATCAGCAGAGATCACATCCAAGCAGCCCAAATCGAGCCAGTCTCGCTACCACTCATCCACAGCCAACGTGCTCTCAAGCAGCAACCTCAGAGACGATACCAAGCTGCTCCTGGAGCAGATTTCCGCTAATAGCCAAAGCAGGAATGAGGCTACCAAAGAGTCTCCTGTTACCGATGACGAGAAAGAAGACAAAGCTGacaaaaatgctaaaagggagAAAGAGCGAGGACTCGATAAACGAAACAAAGAGCAAAAATCACCTCAGGAGCgagaaaagctgctggagaGGATCCAGAGTATGAGAAAGGAGAGGAAAGTTTACAGTCGATTTGAG ATGACAACTTAA
- the LOC102081736 gene encoding androgen-dependent TFPI-regulating protein: MTSAVRGVYHITAFSWYAFIVKNLNDKDGEDLPPGIFVYGGPWKYLTFLNLLLQMTFFGLAAVNDLQPGKKAESTLSKFKDFLFSVFAFPVGTFVVLLFWAIFAYDRELVYPATIDTFFPPWMNHAMHTFVLPILLGEVLVQPHAYPQTKRALTALGIVGLAYLSW, encoded by the exons ATGACTTCAGCTGTTAGGGGAGTCTATCACATTACAGCATTCAGCTGGTATGCTTTTATTGTTAAGAATCTCAACGATAAGGATGGAGAGGATTTGCCGCCAGGAATCTTTGTTTATGGAGGACCTTGGAAGTACCTCACTTTTTTAAACTTG TTATTGCAAATGACGTTCTTTGGACTGGCGGCAGTGAATGATCTTCAACCTGGGAAAAAGGCTGAGAGTACTCTGAGCAAGTTTAAAGACTTTCTCTTCTCTGTCTTTGCCTTTCCAGTGGGCACG TTCGTTGTTCTACTTTTCTGGGCAATCTTTGCATATGATAGAGAATTAGTCTATCCAGCTACCATCGACACCTTCTTCCCTCCGTGGATGAACCACGCTATG CACACATTTGTCCTTCCCATCTTACTTGGAGAAGTGCTGGTGCAGCCTCACGCCTACCCACAGACTAAACGTGCACTGACGGCATTAGGAATCGTGGGCTTGGCTTACTTATCTTGGTAA